AGATAATCCGTGAAGAGAATGTTGCTAATTAGGTTTTTTCAACTTTTATAAAGAATTTTTTTGTCATAACTTCAACATCATCAGTACTGTCTACATCTTTTAAAAATTTTTCTTCCCAACCTGTGGTTGTTGGGTATAGCCTTATTTGTTTGCCATCAACCATTACATCTACAGGCATTGCAAAGTCTTTTACGTCAGTTTTCCAGCGACTACAAAGAAGGCCTTTGCACATTCTTAGTTCAAGTACAGGAATATCTTTGTAACGCAGATACTGATTGAAAACGGGTGTAAGGTTCATACCGCTTTCTTTATTGAAAAATTCAACAACAGTTTCGGTGTCAATTATTTTTTTGCGGAAAGTTTCGCTGTATTTTAATATCATAGCCCACCATTTGGCATCATCATTAATTATATGCCGAAGTGTATTCAGCATTAGCGCGCCCTTGTAATACATATCGCCGGAGCCATGCTTATTTACACCGAAAATGCCAATTACAGGCTTATCATTGCTTACGCTGTTACGCTGTCCGTTGATGTATTTCATGGCTTCGTCATATCCAAAACGGCATTCCACAAAAACTGATTCGCTATACGTGGTAAAGCCTTCGTGTATCCACATATCGGCAATGTCTTTTGAAGTGATACTGTTGCCGAACCACTCATGCCCGGTTTCGTGTATGGTGATGTAATCAAACTTCATCCCGATGCCCGTCATTGTGGCATCATATCCCCATATAGCCTTTCTTGTACTTATTACCATAAGCTACGGCACTTTGGTGTTCCATACCCAAATATGGTGTTTCCACCAGTTTATATCCGTCTTCATAAAATGGGTACTGCCCAAAATGTTTCTGAAACAATCCATCATCGGCTTAACTTCCTCAAAGTGTTTGCGGGCAGTTTCCTCATTGGCTTTCAATACATAATAATCAAGATCAAGTCCGTTATGGCTTTCGTGAATGTGAGCGTAATCTGCAATATTTACAGTAATACAATAATTATTTATAGGATTTTTCACCTCCCAGTCCCAGCGTGTATAACCATTTTTAAGGTCGGTACTGCCTTTCAGGCGGCCGTTGCTCACATTCATAAGCCCGTTTGGCACAGCCACTTTAATGCTTGCTCCACGGTCTGGCTCATCAGTCTGGTGGTCTTTTACCGGATACCAAAAAGGCTTGCGCCTGTGCCTTGTACTGCTACTGCAATCCACGGCTTTCCGTTGCCGTCTTTGCTGAACACGAAGCCGCCATCCCAAGGTGCGCGCTTTGC
The nucleotide sequence above comes from Flavobacterium sp. J372. Encoded proteins:
- a CDS encoding M1 family aminopeptidase, which produces MVISTRKAIWGYDATMTGIGMKFDYITIHETGHEWFGNSITSKDIADMWIHEGFTTYSESVFVECRFGYDEAMKYINGQRNSVSNDKPVIGIFGVNKHGSGDMYYKGALMLNTLRHIINDDAKWWAMILKYSETFRKKIIDTETVVEFFNKESGMNLTPVFNQYLRYKDIPVLELRMCKGLLCSRWKTDVKDFAMPVDVMVDGKQIRLYPTTTGWEEKFLKDVDSTDDVEVMTKKFFIKVEKT